A genome region from Oncorhynchus tshawytscha isolate Ot180627B unplaced genomic scaffold, Otsh_v2.0 Un_contig_105_pilon_pilon, whole genome shotgun sequence includes the following:
- the LOC121844517 gene encoding uncharacterized protein LOC121844517 isoform X2, which translates to MESSRSLTPSGTCSLPWEQLHTTTLSGDTCTLRHTPTVVLAKHGSGPVHTWTLRHTPTVVLAKQGSGPVHTSLRHTPTVVLAKHGSGPVHTWTLRHTPTVVLAKHGSGPVHTWTLRHTPTVVLAKHGSGPVHTWTLRHTPTVVLAKHGSGPVHTWTLRHTPTVVLAKHGSGPVHTWTLRHTPTVVLAKHGSGPVHTWTLRHTPTVVLAKQGSGPVHTWTLRHTPTVVLAKHGSGPVHTWTLRHTPTVVLAKQGSGLTVYMMTSPHPTLTIISRSTTVTNMLETGFDYIMPVCSTPEGSLSN; encoded by the exons ATGGAGTCGTCCCGTTCGCTCACGCCATCTGGCACCTGTTCGTTGCCATGGGAGCAGCTACACACTACTACGCTATCTGGAGACACCTgtacactgagacacacacctacCGTGGTGCTAGCTAAACATGGATCTGGTCCTGTACACACctggacactgagacacacacctacCGTGGTGCTAGCTAAACAGGGATCTGGTCCTGTACACACctcactgagacacacacctacCGTGGTGCTAGCTAAACATGGATCTGGTCCTGTACACACctggacactgagacacacacctacCGTGGTGCTAGCTAAACATGGATCTGGTCCTGTACACACctggacactgagacacacacctacCGTGGTGCTAGCTAAACATGGATCTGGTCCTGTACACACctggacactgagacacacacctacCGTGGTGCTAGCTAAACATGGATCTGGTCCTGTACACACctggacactgagacacacacctacCGTGGTGCTAGCTAAACATGGATCTGGTCCTGTACACACctggacactgagacacacacctacCGTGGTGCTAGCTAAACATGGATCTGGTCCTGTACACACctggacactgagacacacacctacCGTGGTGCTAGCTAAACAGGGATCTG GTCCTGTACACACctggacactgagacacacacctacCGTGGTGCTAGCTAAACATGGATCTGGTCCTGTACACACctggacactgagacacacacctacCGTGGTGCTAGCTAAACAGGGATCTGGTCTGACTGTTTACATGATGACATCACCACATCCAACTCTTACAATTATTAGTAGAAGTACCACAGTTACCAACATGCTGGAAACAGGCTTTGATTATATAATGCCTGTATGTTCCACACCAGAAGGATCTCTGTCCAATTAG
- the LOC121844517 gene encoding uncharacterized protein LOC121844517 isoform X1: MESSRSLTPSGTCSLPWEQLHTTTLSGDTCTLRHTPTVVLAKHGSGPVHTWTLRHTPTVVLAKQGSGPVHTSLRHTPTVVLAKHGSGPVHTWTLRHTPTVVLAKHGSGPVHTWTLRHTPTVVLAKHGSGPVHTWTLRHTPTVVLAKHGSGPVHTWTLRHTPTVVLAKHGSGPVHTWTLRHTPTVVLAKHGSGPVHTWTLRHTPTVVLAKHGSGPVHTWTLRHTPTVVLAKHGSGPVHTWTLRHTPTVVLAKQGSGLTVYMMTSPHPTLTIISRSTTVTNMLETGFDYIMPVCSTPEGSLSN, translated from the exons ATGGAGTCGTCCCGTTCGCTCACGCCATCTGGCACCTGTTCGTTGCCATGGGAGCAGCTACACACTACTACGCTATCTGGAGACACCTgtacactgagacacacacctacCGTGGTGCTAGCTAAACATGGATCTGGTCCTGTACACACctggacactgagacacacacctacCGTGGTGCTAGCTAAACAGGGATCTGGTCCTGTACACACctcactgagacacacacctacCGTGGTGCTAGCTAAACATGGATCTGGTCCTGTACACACctggacactgagacacacacctacCGTGGTGCTAGCTAAACATGGATCTGGTCCTGTACACACctggacactgagacacacacctacCGTGGTGCTAGCTAAACATGGATCTGGTCCTGTACACACctggacactgagacacacacctacCGTGGTGCTAGCTAAACATGGATCTGGTCCTGTACACACctggacactgagacacacacctacCGTGGTGCTAGCTAAACATGGATCTGGTCCTGTACACACctggacactgagacacacacctacCGTGGTGCTAGCTAAACATGGATCTGGTCCTGTACACACctggacactgagacacacacctacCGTG GTGCTAGCTAAACATGGATCTGGTCCTGTACACACctggacactgagacacacacctacCGTGGTGCTAGCTAAACATGGATCTGGTCCTGTACACACctggacactgagacacacacctacCGTGGTGCTAGCTAAACAGGGATCTGGTCTGACTGTTTACATGATGACATCACCACATCCAACTCTTACAATTATTAGTAGAAGTACCACAGTTACCAACATGCTGGAAACAGGCTTTGATTATATAATGCCTGTATGTTCCACACCAGAAGGATCTCTGTCCAATTAG